The following DNA comes from Gemmatimonadaceae bacterium.
CATCGCCCACTCTCCAGCGCGCGCGAAGCTTGCCCGAGTTGCGTGAGGGGTTGAACACAGCGGGGTCCGTTCCCAGATCCAGAGCGACGACGGGTGGCATCTCCTTTATCCCGGCGGCTGCCATCACCTCGCCCGTGAGCTCGCCAACCCATCTGGATGTTGCAACGATTCCGGACGCCTGACCGAGGATTCGCGCCGCGCCCGCTCGCTTGAGTCTGCTTGCCTTGACCTTCTTCAGCTCGCGCAGCAGGTCACCACCGTTTACATAGACCAGATACGGAATGCCGAGTCGGCGGTGCGTCCCCTGAACGGCGTAGCCCACCGGCCTGATATTGCCGCAGTGAATGACGCCGACGCGGTTGCGGCAGTACCGATTCAGCCACCGCGACCACCGTATCTGGTTGGTAAACCGTTTTGCATCTCTGAAGGAAAAAGACTGGCGATGGATCTCGCAGGGCTCGCGCGCATCAAAAACCTCGGAGCCCCGGTTTGCCACCGTCGAAACCGCCATTGTGTTTTCCTGGTCGGAAAACCGACGGCATAGCTCCACGTGCCGCCGGGCCATGCCACCGAGATCCGGGCCGTAGTCCTGGGTGACGAAAAGATGCTTCAACGAGCCGCCAGCGGATTCACGAACGCGCGATTCTCCAGCAGATTCGCGATTCGCTGATCATATGTGTGATGGGCCCTGACAAACTGCTCGCCTTCGGTCCTGATTCGAATCCGCTCGTCCGGATGCGCGAGATACCATGTGCATTTCTCGATGCACGACTCGTCACCGTCATACCACGCGCAGTGCTCACCATCCTTCAGCATGGCGGCCACGCCAGGCGTCTTCTGTCCCAGATAAAATGCCCCGGCAAGCATTACCATCCACGTACGATCCGAAGTGTACGTTGTTCCACCCGCGGCACGGGCGGGGTTGATACCGAGCATGATCGATGCGCTCGAGCAGACGCGCGCAAAATCCCGACCCTCTACGGGGCGTCCTTCCCACCGGAGCGGCTCCTTCCATGCATCCCAGCCCAGACCCCACACGCGAACGTCGTGCTTGCGCGCGACGGCGAGCAGCAACCGTCCACGTTCGGGATCATATCCGGTGCCGATAAAAGCAACGTCCGACGCAAACCTGCGATCCATTGGTTCGGCGCCGATGCGACTGTCCCCCGCCGCCGGAAGGTAGAGTGCCGGCAGACCGTTTGCCCGCCACTCATCGTCAAATCCAGTGACAAAAAAAGTTGTCGCCAGGCGGCCAATGGTGGCGATGTGCGCGACGTCCATTCGGTCCAGATCGCGGTACCACTGCGGATCGTGGTACCACATCACGTTCTGCACGCCGTTGATTATCGCTCCGACCGTTTCCGGATCCAGAGCAAGACACTTGGAGAGGAAAACGAAATCCGGTTTAAAGCGTTTCGCATGTCTGAGCGCCAATCGCTGCGTAAGGCGGCGGCCGACGACGCGTTTCGTGCGCCTGTCGTCGATCAGAAGTGTGGTGTGACCGGCGCGTTGAAATGCACGTTCGACCGCACTTTCCATGCGCCATGGATTGTCGCTGCCGATGAGGAGTATCCGCCTTGCTGTCGCAGGGCGTCCCTCTGTCACCCCTTTTTCCGAGAGCGCCCGCTCGCAGAACTGATGGCGCTCTCGAACCCGTCGATCATTGCCGTTTCGGGAAACTCGCGCCCCACCCGGGCTCGCGCCGCCGCTCCCATTCCCAGGCGTTGATCGTCGCTGGTGAGGAGCGTCACGACGGTGGCCGCCGTGGTTGCCGCATCCTCCGGCGGCACGAGCGCGCCGCTGATCAGATTGGCCACGTAAGTGTCGGCAATCCCACCCTCGGCGGCGATGACGGGTATACCAAGCGCCATCAGGTCGAGTATACCGTAGGCTGCCGTGTCCGCTTCAGCGACAACCCACCCGAGCTCAGCGTCGCGCATGAGCGTCAGATGGTCGTCGCGCTCACCGAGAAAACTCACAAGGTCCATCACTCCAAGAGCGGCCGCCTGCATCCGGAGATCTTCGCTATCCGAGCCCGCTCCAAAGATTATCAGTCGCAGATACGGATGCCGGGGGGAAAGCATCGACACTGTGCGGATTGCCGTGGCTGCCCTGCCGCGGGAAGTCGGGTCATAGACACAGATGATGTAACGCAGTCCGGCGGGTTCACCAATCGATGGCGCCGGCGAAGTCGTACGGTTCGGATAGCGTGATACGTCGACGCCAAGGAGGGCGATAGTTGGCTTGGCTGCCCGACGTGGCAATGAGGCGAGACGCGCGTCACCTTCGCTCGAGAAGAGGTACGTGGTTTTCCTGAGCCATGACCCGAGCTTTCCCTCACCGCGCATCATCAGAGGGCAGCTTGCCGGGGTGCGCCGGACGATTGTACCGCTGCGGCCCAGCCAGCACGCCGTTGCCGCTATCAAGTGCTCCCGTTCAGTGTGCACGAACACCACATCGGTGTCCCACCGTCTGAACGTACGACGCAGCCGAAACGCCGCGCCAAGCCACAACCCGTCGCAGGAAAATTGCACGACGTCGAATGGAGCGACATCCTTGAGCGCCACCGGGTCATCGCCGCCGAGGCGTGATGCAACCGATGCAATGCGCGATGCTGATTGCTCGACGACGCTGTCGGGCTCAGCGAGGAAAGTCACGTTGTAACCGCGCGCGGCTAGTCCGCGCGCCGCGATCGCGAACGCGCGGGCCGTGCCTGACCATTCCCGGGCACAATGCATGAAGAGAATGCGCACTTATACCACCGACGAAATCATGGAGTCATTCACCCTGGCTGTAGTCCCGAACTGCATCGAATAGAGACGATGATATGCGCCCGGCGCCGCAAGAAGCTCTGCGTGTGTGCCGCGCTCGACGATCTCACCGCGTTCAAGAACCAGAATCTGGCCCGCGTGCACGATCGTTGAGAGCCGGTGCGCGATTACAAGCACCGTCCTCCCGCGCAACAATCTATCCAGTGCTTCCTGAACCAGGCGCTCGGATTCAGTATCGAGAGCCGATGTTGCCTCGTCCAGAATGAGGATTGGCGGATCACTGAGCAAGGCCCGCGCAATCGCCAGACGCTGCCGCTGGCCGCCGGAAAGCCGGGTGCCTCTCTCGCCCAGCAGCGTGTCGTAACCGTCCGGAAGGCCGACAATGAACTCGTGCGCGTTCGCCGCGCGTGCCGCGGCTTCGATCTGATCCGCTGCATAAGTCGCGCTGGCCCCGTAGGCAATATTGCCACGCACAGTGTCGTTGAACAGAACAGTGTCCTGGCTGACAATTCCCGTAAGTGAACGGAGCGCGGGAAGGCGTATGTCCCGCACGTCGACCCCGTCGATGAGAATTCGGCCGGATGTCACTTCATAAAAACGCGGCAGGAGATCAACAAGTGTTGACTTGCCCGCTCCACTGGGCCCAACGAGCGCTATGATATCGCCTTTTCCGGCGGTGAAACTGATGCCGGACAACACTGGCTTGTCATCGTAGGCAAACGTGACGTCGTCGAATCTGATTTCACGCTCGAACGATGCCGTATTGCGCGTGCCGGTATCGGTCTGCTCCTCCGATGGAGAGTCGAGTATCTCGAACAGCCGCTCCGCGGCGGCGAGCGACGATTGTGCAGTGGTGGGCATCTGCGACAGCTGTTTCAGCGGCTGCAACAGGCGAAGCGCGTAAAGCAGAAACGCGATGAGGTCACCCCCCGACATCGACCGCTCCACGAGTACCTGCCGCGCGCCGTACCAGAGGACAAGTACCGCGATCGTCGTCCCCACGATTTCGGTCACCGGCGATGCGAGAAACGACAGCCGGGTAAGCCGCACAGTACTTGCCGCGTAACGGTTGCTTGCCTCGCTGAACCTTTGCTGCTCATGCCTCTCTGCGCCCGACGACTTCACGAGGCGGATGCCGCTTACCGTTTCCTGCACGACGCTCGTCATCTCACCGTGCTGATTGCCGCGACGCCGGTTGCCCTTTCGCAGTTTTCGGAGGATTGGCTGGAGAACGGCTCCCAGGAGTGGCACCACGATGAGCGCCATCAGTGTCATCCGCCACGATATGAGGAAGAGGAAGACGACGTAGCTCAGAACAAGTGCGCCATTCTGAAGCGATGACGTTACCAGCTGCGTGAGAACCAGCCGCGTCTCGGCCGTATCGGTAATGACGCGGGAGAGGATCTGCCCCGTTTTCGTGCGCTGGAAGTAACTCAGCGGCAAATGCGCGATATGACGGTAAAGCGCATTGCGAAGATCCCGCGTCACGAATTCCTGAAGGCTTGCTCCAAGCTGGCCGCTCACCCAGACGAGAAGATTCTTGAGGAGCACCACGCCCAGCACGATCAGGATCACATTTCTAAGGGATCCCATACGATCTGCCGGGTCGAGCAGAACGCCGACTGTGGATCGGAGCAGGGCAGAAAGTCCGCCGCCACCCACGCCGATTGGCGGCTGATCGAACAGCGTGTTGAGGAACGGGATCAGCAGCGCGAGCGAGAATGCGTCGAGCACCGCAGCGCCGATGTTGCCGGCGATCGCGCCGGCCATCCGCCACCCGTGAGGACGGACGAATGGCAGCAGCCGCCCGTAAAGCGACACCTAAGTCCGGGGAGTCAGCAGCGCGAGCGGGAGAATCACTTCCTCGGGTGACACTCCGCCATGGAGGAACGACCCCCGATAGCGGCTCTGGTACTCGCGCAGCTTGGTCGGATAGACGAAAAAGCAGTCGTTGGTAGCGAGGAGCGTATTGCCACCGGCCCCACGACGCGGAAGTCGCAAGTCGTCCTCGCAGGTGAACAGCAGCGCCTGATCCGGCCTTTCCGCCCGCAGATCTTCCCCGAACTTGTAACGCAGATTCGCGGTCGCGTCCCGCTTCGCAAAAACCGTCGCCGGGGAGTTGCAGTGAATCGATCCGTGGTCGGTGGTGAGCAACACGGAAATTTTGCGACGCGACGCTTCCTTGAGAACGCTGAAAAGAGCAGATCTCTGAAACCACTGCCTGGTGATCTGACGGAGGGCGATCTCATCACGCGCCACTTCATAGAGGATCTGGGATTCACTCCGCCCGTGAGTGAGCAGATCGACAAAATTGAAGACGAAAGCGCTTACTCCTTCATTGCCGATAGCAGTGCCGAGGTGGCGCTCGAGCTCGTCCGAGTTGGCGGCGGTGGAGATTTTCTGATAGCGAACGGGAGTGGGGCCGCCGGTGATATCTGCGAGGTGAGCTACGAGCAATTCGCGCTCGTGCGCGTTCAGCGATTCGTCTTCACGGTCGGCGTTGCCCCACCAGTCCGGAAGCCGGGCGGCGATTTCCCCCGGAAAAAGCCCGCTGAACAACGAGTTCCGCGAATAGGGCGTCGCCGTCGGCAGCACCGCGAAATAATGCGTCGTTTCCACATCGAAAAAGGGCGCGAGAAGAGGCTCGAGCACCCGCCACTGATCGAGCCGCAGGCAGTCAACAACCACGAAGACGGCTGCCCGGTCGCGTTGAAGAATCGGGAGGAGGAACTCACTCACCACATCGATCGAGAGCGGGGGCCGGTCGCCTTCGAGATTCTTGAGCCACGCCGGGTACTCTGTCTTCATGTACACCGCGAATTCGCGATGCATGGCCGGATACAAACCGCGCAGCGAATCATACAGGCCAGTCTCGCCCGCCGAGGCAAGGTCTACATCCCACCGCATCAACTCGTCGAAGCGATCGATCCACCCCCGCCAGTCGAGGTTTTTGTCGCGCTCCAGCTCGATGGCGCGGAATCTCTCGACAAAGCGACGCGCAATTGCCTGCTGCCTGATTCGCGGACCTTCAAGAATCTGCGTCACGATGCTCAGCACCTGGCGCGGATTGATCGGCTTCACCAGATAATCGCGAATATTGGCGCCGATTGCCTCCTTGAGCGTCGTGTCCTCTTCGCTCTTGGTGACCATCACTACCGGCAGATTCGGCGCGATCTCGCGGAAATCCCGGTATGCCTCGAGGCCGCGCTTGCCGGGCATCTGCTCGTCGAGAAGCATGATGTCGAACGAGCGCCGGCGCAGCATCTCGACGGCATCGTCGGCGTTGCTGGCCCATTCGACTTCATAGCCCTTGGACCGAAGAAAGATGCGGTGAGACTCGAGGAGCTCGCCTTCGTCGTCAACCCATAGAATGGATTTGGGGACTTGTGCCATTGGTGTGCAGAATGTAGCCGGGTGCCTCTGCAATGCCTAGATTGCGGGCGTGACCGGTAACCAGCCACCGTACGCCCTTGCATCAGCCCGCTTCCGGTTCCGCGCGCTGGCGCTGCAGGCAGGACGTACCCCTCTCGGTGGAAACCGCGAGGTGATCATGGCGTGCTTCGTCGCGTGCAGAACGGGGGCCGGTCTCTGCTCCGATGCCGCTTTGGCGCCGGCGGTGCTCAAGTCACGTGCGTTGGCAGCAAGGGCCTGGCTTGCATCAATGTCGGTTCCCGGGCAGATCCGCCTCGCCACCGGTGCGACCATCGACGCATCGGGATCCGCAAACGGTGTTGCCGTCGCGCAATGCCTTGCCCAGCTGCTGATGCAAGCCGCGCCACAACTCGACGAGGCCGCATTTGCCGAGATGCGGGAGCTGGTGGATGAGCTGGCTCACGATTCGAGCGAGTTTCAGGTTGAGATGATCACGGCGCGGTGAGACTTTGGGGTGCAGGGCGGTTACCACAGATGGCACAGATGGGCACAGATGACACAGATGAAGGGCGCAGCATCCGCACCGACGACGAACGTGCGCGTCCGTTGTCCAAAAATAAAAAAAGGGTTAACTGCAACTACAAACGCAGCCATTCGACGCCCGTGGCAGCCCCACCGTTGCAGTCACCACCGTTGCAGTCCCGCCGTTGCAGTCACCACCGTTGCAGTCCCGCCGTTGCAGTCCCCACCGCTGCAGTCATCTGTGCCCATCTGTGTCATCTGTGGTTAACGCCGTCCCCGCAGTCCTATATTACTGACCACTCCGTCTCTCAGGAAAAATGGCCGGTCACAGCAAGTGGAAGCAGATCAAGCATTACAAAGCAGCGA
Coding sequences within:
- a CDS encoding glycosyltransferase, with translation MRILFMHCAREWSGTARAFAIAARGLAARGYNVTFLAEPDSVVEQSASRIASVASRLGGDDPVALKDVAPFDVVQFSCDGLWLGAAFRLRRTFRRWDTDVVFVHTEREHLIAATACWLGRSGTIVRRTPASCPLMMRGEGKLGSWLRKTTYLFSSEGDARLASLPRRAAKPTIALLGVDVSRYPNRTTSPAPSIGEPAGLRYIICVYDPTSRGRAATAIRTVSMLSPRHPYLRLIIFGAGSDSEDLRMQAAALGVMDLVSFLGERDDHLTLMRDAELGWVVAEADTAAYGILDLMALGIPVIAAEGGIADTYVANLISGALVPPEDAATTAATVVTLLTSDDQRLGMGAAARARVGREFPETAMIDGFESAISSASGRSRKKG
- a CDS encoding response regulator, with the translated sequence MAQVPKSILWVDDEGELLESHRIFLRSKGYEVEWASNADDAVEMLRRRSFDIMLLDEQMPGKRGLEAYRDFREIAPNLPVVMVTKSEEDTTLKEAIGANIRDYLVKPINPRQVLSIVTQILEGPRIRQQAIARRFVERFRAIELERDKNLDWRGWIDRFDELMRWDVDLASAGETGLYDSLRGLYPAMHREFAVYMKTEYPAWLKNLEGDRPPLSIDVVSEFLLPILQRDRAAVFVVVDCLRLDQWRVLEPLLAPFFDVETTHYFAVLPTATPYSRNSLFSGLFPGEIAARLPDWWGNADREDESLNAHERELLVAHLADITGGPTPVRYQKISTAANSDELERHLGTAIGNEGVSAFVFNFVDLLTHGRSESQILYEVARDEIALRQITRQWFQRSALFSVLKEASRRKISVLLTTDHGSIHCNSPATVFAKRDATANLRYKFGEDLRAERPDQALLFTCEDDLRLPRRGAGGNTLLATNDCFFVYPTKLREYQSRYRGSFLHGGVSPEEVILPLALLTPRT
- a CDS encoding glycosyltransferase family 4 protein; its protein translation is MKHLFVTQDYGPDLGGMARRHVELCRRFSDQENTMAVSTVANRGSEVFDAREPCEIHRQSFSFRDAKRFTNQIRWSRWLNRYCRNRVGVIHCGNIRPVGYAVQGTHRRLGIPYLVYVNGGDLLRELKKVKASRLKRAGAARILGQASGIVATSRWVGELTGEVMAAAGIKEMPPVVALDLGTDPAVFNPSRNSGKLRARWRVGDAPLIVTVARLVPHKGQDVGIRALSALRSEFPELRYVIVGEGEAEGGLRDLARELAVSDRVIFAGAMRDDELPEAYATSSVYLGASRVDKGINAEGFGISFLEASASGLPVVAGDSGGVRSAVRDGETGVVVPPTDVEAMTNALGRYLRDESLRRLTGAAGRKAVERHYNWDRVARDTREFTRSVVKPPVAE
- a CDS encoding glycosyltransferase; amino-acid sequence: MTEGRPATARRILLIGSDNPWRMESAVERAFQRAGHTTLLIDDRRTKRVVGRRLTQRLALRHAKRFKPDFVFLSKCLALDPETVGAIINGVQNVMWYHDPQWYRDLDRMDVAHIATIGRLATTFFVTGFDDEWRANGLPALYLPAAGDSRIGAEPMDRRFASDVAFIGTGYDPERGRLLLAVARKHDVRVWGLGWDAWKEPLRWEGRPVEGRDFARVCSSASIMLGINPARAAGGTTYTSDRTWMVMLAGAFYLGQKTPGVAAMLKDGEHCAWYDGDESCIEKCTWYLAHPDERIRIRTEGEQFVRAHHTYDQRIANLLENRAFVNPLAAR
- a CDS encoding ABC transporter transmembrane domain-containing protein codes for the protein MSLYGRLLPFVRPHGWRMAGAIAGNIGAAVLDAFSLALLIPFLNTLFDQPPIGVGGGGLSALLRSTVGVLLDPADRMGSLRNVILIVLGVVLLKNLLVWVSGQLGASLQEFVTRDLRNALYRHIAHLPLSYFQRTKTGQILSRVITDTAETRLVLTQLVTSSLQNGALVLSYVVFLFLISWRMTLMALIVVPLLGAVLQPILRKLRKGNRRRGNQHGEMTSVVQETVSGIRLVKSSGAERHEQQRFSEASNRYAASTVRLTRLSFLASPVTEIVGTTIAVLVLWYGARQVLVERSMSGGDLIAFLLYALRLLQPLKQLSQMPTTAQSSLAAAERLFEILDSPSEEQTDTGTRNTASFEREIRFDDVTFAYDDKPVLSGISFTAGKGDIIALVGPSGAGKSTLVDLLPRFYEVTSGRILIDGVDVRDIRLPALRSLTGIVSQDTVLFNDTVRGNIAYGASATYAADQIEAAARAANAHEFIVGLPDGYDTLLGERGTRLSGGQRQRLAIARALLSDPPILILDEATSALDTESERLVQEALDRLLRGRTVLVIAHRLSTIVHAGQILVLERGEIVERGTHAELLAAPGAYHRLYSMQFGTTARVNDSMISSVV